A window from Kovacikia minuta CCNUW1 encodes these proteins:
- a CDS encoding glycosyltransferase family 2 protein: MSTIPTYNEDIEIVRKTVLGALATDYPADKRQVYILDDGRKYPERREQLQQMCEELGCTLLTRENNDHAKAGNINTALEKTQGDLVLILDCDHIPARCFLKETVGFFLNPKVALVQPPHWFYNPEPFERNLLTRGRVPVGNELFYKILQKGNDTWNAAFFCGSAAVIRREYVREIGGIATETVTEDCHTSLRLHSLGFETVYYDKIMVAGLAPEKFSAYVGQQVRWARGMAQILRLENPLFNRKLKLRLSQRICYFSATSHFFFGFPRLMYVVAPVLYLLLGINSVRGLGLETLFYVLPHIMLSMQTNHIPYKNVRFSFWNEIYEFAMSFQAGIVTLLALINPKLGSFNVTDKGLQVTERSFDLDSVRYLVILAAITAASLLAVPFWLIISPQDTQAVLINAAWSVFNLFLLLAACLVAFEQPQLRGAHRLPRKLAVTIHSENQSWTGVTVNVSETGARILLDEWPNIPDEVRVELVGDYGAKALLDAHVVRATATSKLQAVLAVNFVNPSRTQLDDLITVLYSDVKEWYSQKRKEADNPIASFRFIATSLKRVFQEFRPESGVRVRKQVRAIAQLYWEGWEGESYSGMITEISTRDLRLELETSEIPNLELLESTQPTLGLLVAQDANDSSPKSLVAEVQNVSVLTDSSNRTILELTFPTALDRQQKSKIKQLLGSL, encoded by the coding sequence ATGTCTACAATCCCAACCTACAACGAAGACATCGAAATTGTTCGCAAAACAGTGCTAGGTGCCTTAGCAACCGATTATCCTGCTGATAAAAGGCAGGTCTACATCCTGGATGATGGGCGCAAATACCCAGAACGGCGAGAACAACTTCAACAGATGTGCGAAGAACTGGGTTGCACCCTGCTGACACGGGAGAATAACGATCACGCCAAAGCTGGAAACATCAACACGGCACTTGAAAAAACCCAGGGTGATCTGGTGCTGATTTTAGACTGCGACCACATTCCAGCCCGTTGCTTTCTTAAGGAAACCGTTGGCTTTTTTCTGAATCCCAAAGTTGCCCTGGTGCAACCCCCCCACTGGTTCTACAATCCCGAACCGTTTGAGCGGAACCTGTTAACCCGTGGTCGGGTACCCGTGGGGAATGAGCTGTTTTACAAGATTTTGCAAAAAGGGAACGATACCTGGAATGCCGCTTTCTTTTGCGGTTCTGCTGCCGTGATCCGACGAGAATATGTCCGGGAAATTGGTGGTATCGCCACAGAGACCGTTACCGAAGATTGCCATACGTCCCTGCGGCTCCATTCCTTGGGGTTTGAAACCGTTTACTACGACAAAATTATGGTTGCGGGGCTGGCTCCCGAAAAATTTTCTGCCTACGTTGGGCAACAGGTGCGCTGGGCAAGGGGAATGGCACAAATTCTAAGGCTCGAAAATCCCCTTTTCAACCGCAAACTAAAACTCAGGCTGTCTCAGCGAATTTGTTATTTCAGCGCCACTTCCCACTTTTTCTTTGGGTTTCCGCGCCTGATGTATGTGGTTGCACCCGTACTATATTTACTGCTAGGAATCAACTCAGTCAGGGGGTTGGGGTTAGAAACCCTGTTTTATGTGTTACCCCACATCATGCTGTCTATGCAAACGAACCACATTCCTTACAAGAATGTCCGGTTCTCGTTCTGGAATGAAATTTATGAGTTTGCCATGTCATTTCAGGCGGGAATTGTCACGTTGTTAGCGTTGATTAATCCCAAGCTCGGTTCGTTTAACGTGACCGATAAGGGGCTACAGGTGACGGAACGCAGTTTTGATTTAGACAGCGTTCGTTACCTGGTGATTTTGGCAGCAATCACGGCAGCTTCCCTGTTAGCGGTTCCCTTCTGGTTAATCATCAGTCCCCAAGATACTCAGGCGGTTTTGATCAATGCCGCATGGAGTGTATTTAATTTGTTCTTGTTGCTGGCAGCCTGTCTGGTTGCTTTTGAACAACCACAACTACGGGGAGCGCATCGGTTGCCCCGTAAGTTGGCGGTTACGATTCATAGCGAAAACCAGTCCTGGACGGGAGTAACCGTCAATGTAAGCGAAACCGGGGCACGGATTTTGTTGGATGAGTGGCCCAATATTCCTGATGAAGTACGGGTCGAACTCGTGGGTGACTACGGCGCAAAAGCTTTGCTGGATGCCCATGTGGTGCGGGCAACTGCAACCAGCAAGTTGCAAGCCGTATTAGCGGTAAATTTTGTCAACCCCAGTCGAACCCAATTGGATGATTTGATTACAGTGCTTTATTCGGATGTTAAGGAGTGGTATTCCCAGAAGCGCAAGGAAGCAGATAATCCGATCGCATCTTTCCGGTTCATCGCGACCAGTCTCAAGCGAGTGTTTCAGGAATTCCGTCCCGAAAGTGGGGTGCGGGTAAGAAAGCAGGTACGGGCGATCGCCCAACTGTACTGGGAAGGATGGGAAGGAGAATCTTACAGCGGCATGATTACCGAAATCAGTACGCGTGATTTGCGGTTGGAACTGGAAACCAGTGAAATTCCCAATCTGGAATTATTGGAATCAACTCAACCAACGCTAGGATTACTTGTAGCCCAAGACGCAAACGATTCATCGCCAAAAAGTTTGGTGGCAGAAGTGCAAAATGTGAGTGTCTTAACCGATTCCAGCAATCGCACGATTCTAGAACTCACCTTTCCAACCGCCCTCGATCGTCAGCAGAAAAGCAAAATTAAACAACTGCTGGGATCGCTGTAA
- a CDS encoding peptidase: MKISSAFRRYHRQVAVLTCLPLALTVITGTAYPIFDEWLSLHKVAGFLLKIHSGSIFGLGAIYPLLNGLSLIGLLVTGLSMTSLFRKKRSIVAVPVEQSKEEKELVH, from the coding sequence ATGAAAATCAGTAGTGCTTTTCGCCGCTACCATCGACAAGTTGCAGTGCTTACCTGTTTACCGCTGGCATTAACTGTTATTACAGGAACAGCCTACCCAATTTTTGATGAATGGCTTTCGCTCCATAAAGTTGCTGGATTTCTTCTCAAGATTCATTCCGGCAGCATTTTTGGACTGGGAGCGATCTACCCCCTTTTGAATGGTCTGAGCTTAATTGGGCTATTGGTTACAGGGTTGAGCATGACCAGCTTATTTCGGAAAAAACGCTCGATCGTTGCCGTCCCAGTTGAGCAATCGAAGGAAGAGAAAGAATTGGTGCATTAG
- a CDS encoding QcrA and Rieske domain-containing protein: MDRRTFCNWVSLGLLANSMPMAIAACSSNNTEAATNEFRQIGTMAELEKEGQILNQQNAGSPILVVRDSTNPTTPVAINPTCTHRDCVVNWDKQQNLFLCNCHESKFDTTGKVLGPPAEEPLTTYRVKVDGDRIFVSNSATNA, encoded by the coding sequence ATGGATCGGCGTACATTTTGCAATTGGGTGAGTCTGGGTTTGCTGGCAAATTCGATGCCAATGGCGATCGCTGCCTGCTCCTCCAATAACACGGAAGCTGCCACGAATGAGTTTCGGCAGATTGGGACAATGGCTGAATTAGAAAAGGAGGGTCAAATCTTAAATCAACAAAATGCTGGCTCCCCCATATTGGTTGTGCGAGACTCAACCAATCCCACTACTCCAGTTGCGATCAATCCTACCTGCACCCACCGGGATTGTGTCGTTAACTGGGACAAGCAACAAAATCTTTTCCTCTGTAACTGCCACGAGTCTAAATTTGACACAACTGGTAAAGTCCTGGGGCCTCCAGCAGAGGAACCCCTCACGACCTATCGGGTGAAAGTAGACGGCGATCGCATTTTTGTCAGTAATTCAGCCACAAATGCCTGA
- a CDS encoding response regulator, translated as MFTVLRHIESLKNLEQLQFSGQLLWTNPAGQHWSFYLSQGFIICATGGVHPVRRWRRNLATYCPRMPNHRIGWQFHLANCDPATLTFGWEYALLSLWVAQQDITSEQAAKMIRASIVEVLFDAAQAVDVTEQIRQDSSFSTQLSLIQIAAAIGEAQLLWQSWEMANLAAYSPNQAPMIKQPEQLRKHSSVESYQNLVELLNGQKTLRELAIKMQRNIVEVASSLLPFVQLGWVEFLSVADQPAPIYRGDSVKAPLPSTPSQEATTLQWVTTSPPASTPEVTTSQGALVACVDDSALVLKMMEQLLTSVGYQFLGVDDGLRAIGILLARKPDFIFLDLVMPNTNGYEICEQLRKLSCFRNTPIVILTGNDGYANRLRSSFVGASEFLSKPLDAGAVLSVIRKHLEQGVTRLSVTTDR; from the coding sequence ATGTTTACCGTGCTGAGACATATTGAATCTCTCAAGAATTTAGAGCAGCTTCAATTTAGTGGTCAACTGTTGTGGACTAACCCAGCAGGGCAACACTGGAGCTTCTATCTATCCCAAGGTTTCATTATTTGTGCAACCGGGGGTGTTCATCCGGTGAGGCGGTGGAGAAGAAATTTAGCCACCTATTGTCCCCGGATGCCGAACCACAGAATTGGATGGCAGTTTCACTTAGCAAATTGTGATCCTGCAACGCTCACGTTTGGTTGGGAATATGCCCTATTAAGTTTATGGGTAGCACAGCAGGATATTACTTCTGAGCAAGCAGCCAAAATGATTCGTGCTTCCATCGTTGAGGTGTTGTTTGATGCTGCCCAGGCGGTGGATGTAACGGAGCAAATTCGACAAGATTCTTCGTTCTCAACTCAACTTAGCTTAATTCAGATAGCAGCAGCGATCGGAGAAGCACAACTCCTCTGGCAATCCTGGGAAATGGCTAATCTTGCTGCCTATTCGCCGAATCAGGCACCTATGATTAAACAACCGGAGCAACTGCGAAAACATAGCTCGGTGGAATCCTATCAAAATCTGGTTGAGTTACTGAATGGTCAGAAGACGCTACGAGAATTGGCAATCAAGATGCAACGCAACATTGTAGAAGTTGCCTCTTCGCTGCTTCCCTTTGTGCAGTTGGGATGGGTCGAATTCCTCTCTGTCGCCGACCAACCCGCCCCGATTTACCGAGGAGATTCTGTTAAAGCACCACTGCCTTCAACTCCCTCCCAGGAGGCAACGACTCTTCAATGGGTCACAACTTCGCCGCCCGCCTCTACCCCAGAGGTTACAACTTCCCAGGGGGCACTGGTTGCCTGTGTAGATGACAGTGCTCTAGTGCTGAAGATGATGGAACAGTTGCTGACTTCGGTTGGCTATCAGTTTTTGGGCGTGGACGATGGTTTGCGGGCGATCGGCATTCTATTGGCACGTAAGCCAGATTTCATTTTTCTAGATTTGGTGATGCCAAATACGAACGGATATGAAATTTGTGAGCAATTACGGAAACTTTCCTGTTTCCGCAACACTCCGATTGTAATTTTGACCGGGAATGATGGCTATGCCAACCGTCTCCGATCGAGTTTTGTCGGAGCATCCGAGTTTCTCAGTAAACCTTTAGATGCTGGCGCAGTACTCAGCGTCATCCGTAAACATTTAGAGCAGGGTGTGACTCGTCTTTCTGTGACGACCGATCGCTAA
- a CDS encoding response regulator transcription factor, with the protein MEKSPIAAIARQKPDVIILDIVLPGCSGFEVCRELKAKADTSNIPVVICSTKGGEMDKFWGMKQGADAYLAKPIDQDELVRTVKQLIKS; encoded by the coding sequence GTGGAGAAGAGCCCGATCGCTGCTATTGCCAGACAAAAACCGGATGTCATCATCCTGGATATTGTTCTACCCGGTTGTAGTGGATTTGAAGTTTGCCGCGAACTGAAAGCAAAAGCGGATACCAGCAACATTCCGGTCGTCATTTGCTCCACAAAGGGGGGGGAAATGGATAAATTTTGGGGTATGAAACAGGGAGCAGATGCTTACCTGGCTAAGCCCATTGATCAGGATGAACTTGTACGCACGGTTAAACAGTTGATCAAAAGTTAA
- a CDS encoding chemotaxis protein CheW: MSDSLSALNLKSMPVRMQNPASVPPSTNKEQFLRLHLAPDTNALLPLIQMAEVLTIPMGEIVPMPHMPAWVMGVYNWRGEILWIVDLGHLCGLTPWYEQATNISAHKVVVLRVQDTNTTHPKSQLLGLVVDQVEDIEWCDVEMIQALPLSNVAPELARLLHGYWWKSNDDMLAVLNGAAILRAMPKQ; encoded by the coding sequence ATGTCTGACTCCTTATCGGCACTGAATCTTAAATCGATGCCTGTACGGATGCAAAATCCGGCATCTGTTCCCCCCTCAACCAATAAAGAACAATTCCTGCGGCTCCACCTTGCACCCGATACCAATGCCCTTTTACCCCTTATTCAAATGGCTGAGGTGTTAACGATTCCAATGGGTGAAATTGTGCCCATGCCACACATGCCTGCCTGGGTTATGGGTGTTTACAACTGGCGGGGTGAAATTCTCTGGATTGTCGATTTGGGACATCTCTGTGGACTGACACCCTGGTACGAACAGGCAACCAATATTTCAGCCCATAAAGTAGTTGTGCTGCGTGTTCAGGACACGAATACAACCCATCCCAAAAGCCAGTTGCTAGGACTGGTGGTTGATCAAGTTGAAGATATTGAGTGGTGCGATGTGGAAATGATTCAGGCTCTGCCCCTGTCTAATGTGGCTCCTGAATTAGCGAGATTGCTGCATGGATATTGGTGGAAATCGAATGACGATATGTTAGCGGTTCTGAATGGAGCCGCCATTCTTAGAGCCATGCCAAAGCAATAA
- a CDS encoding methyl-accepting chemotaxis protein, with the protein MSSTSLDALSGLSGNHPPIVNEVYSMAQIPFKPSLQNSSQATDTEFDDIQATDRGMTSGSLGSPVHPDLFYRGQKVTSLPEQEAGIPFARQGQGVRHRWKGLSIRAKATILAIVMGTTPVVAIGAIAYYFANQSITEQIKQAERNRAMQLANEINVFMADRFADIQLLGQFPVFTNSKVYSDISSEDKVALLDQYTKLYGVYNSVAFFNLDGEAVVQAQGSPVPNHKTRDYFQRVIKTGAPTINPPSVSRTTGTLSMHLAAPVKDSSTGELKGVVRFQLPVKGLDKVAQDYATEGDKYFLIDNSGKYFLASGNKARIGKPAAAHFAKYAQLQSSQNGGSVLDYDPDDGSEQLLTYVPLKDLAGLPELDFGVLIASDVKTVFAAQRRLLWIISLGTAVTALLVAVTASILANRATRPILVAADAVEKIGQGDLDTRLQFQGTDEIAVLGSNINQMAEQLAASLEALTFDAAQERLLTAAKGSRVLQAEDLQEIFDHTLAGTRTFMQLDRIVIYRFHDGSTGGGVISESVGEAWSSALAKNVNDACISQEVRQAYRQGHIVVANDVTEAGFDPAHVELLQTLEVKASLIVPILSGGRLYGLLIAHSCAETRQWQQFEINFLQQLSEELGLSIYRVELLEQTTNLAAEQRQLKENLQKRALELLQEVDPISQGDLTTRAKVTADEIGTIADSYNATVSNLRRIVLQVQEAANQVTATTSVSETSVQSLSQEALRQAEEIAKALEVARTMTTTVQEVAANAEEAKIAVQQAAKTVEEGDAAMTRTVDGFQSIRSTVAETAEKVKHLGESSEKISAVVELISAFAAQTNMLALNASIEASRAGEEGRGFAVVADEVRTLARQSAEATEEIRKLIASIQAETREVVTAMETGTEQVTIGTKLVDETRTRLNKITATSFQISQLVASIAQATVVQSQASETVSQTMKDVAAIANQTSTEVNQVSSSFNQLRKVAQALEESVGQFKVS; encoded by the coding sequence GTGTCGTCTACGTCTCTCGATGCGCTCTCTGGTTTATCGGGTAACCACCCCCCTATTGTTAACGAGGTTTATAGCATGGCTCAGATTCCCTTTAAGCCTTCTCTCCAAAACTCTTCCCAGGCAACTGATACAGAGTTTGATGACATTCAAGCGACCGATCGAGGGATGACAAGCGGATCTCTCGGTTCTCCCGTTCATCCAGACCTCTTCTATCGCGGGCAAAAAGTGACTTCCTTGCCAGAACAGGAAGCAGGAATTCCATTTGCTCGCCAGGGGCAAGGTGTGCGTCACCGCTGGAAGGGACTCAGTATCAGGGCAAAAGCAACCATTCTGGCAATTGTGATGGGTACAACTCCCGTGGTGGCAATTGGAGCGATCGCCTATTACTTTGCGAACCAATCCATCACCGAGCAGATCAAACAGGCGGAAAGAAACCGTGCAATGCAGCTTGCCAACGAAATCAACGTATTCATGGCAGACCGCTTTGCAGATATTCAATTGCTGGGTCAATTCCCGGTCTTTACAAATTCGAAGGTTTATTCCGATATTTCGAGTGAAGACAAAGTAGCCTTACTCGATCAATACACGAAGTTGTATGGGGTATACAATAGCGTCGCCTTCTTCAATCTCGATGGAGAGGCGGTAGTGCAAGCGCAGGGAAGCCCGGTTCCCAACCATAAAACGCGAGACTATTTCCAGCGGGTAATAAAAACAGGCGCACCCACCATTAACCCTCCATCGGTTTCCAGAACAACGGGAACCCTGAGTATGCACCTCGCCGCGCCCGTCAAAGATTCCAGCACGGGTGAATTGAAAGGCGTGGTGCGCTTTCAATTACCGGTAAAAGGTCTGGATAAAGTTGCCCAGGATTACGCCACCGAAGGCGATAAATATTTTCTGATTGATAATAGCGGTAAGTACTTCCTGGCTTCTGGAAATAAAGCAAGAATTGGTAAACCTGCCGCAGCACACTTTGCAAAATATGCGCAACTTCAAAGTTCACAAAATGGTGGTTCAGTTCTGGATTACGATCCCGATGATGGCTCCGAGCAATTGTTGACCTATGTCCCTTTAAAGGATCTGGCAGGGCTACCAGAACTAGATTTTGGGGTATTAATTGCCAGTGATGTCAAAACTGTTTTTGCAGCCCAACGCCGATTGCTGTGGATTATCTCATTGGGAACAGCCGTGACGGCATTGCTGGTTGCTGTTACCGCATCCATCCTGGCAAACCGTGCGACCCGCCCAATTTTAGTGGCAGCAGATGCCGTAGAAAAAATTGGTCAGGGAGACCTTGATACCCGTCTGCAATTCCAGGGAACGGACGAAATTGCAGTTCTGGGGTCTAACATCAACCAGATGGCTGAGCAACTGGCAGCCTCATTAGAAGCCCTTACCTTTGATGCCGCGCAGGAACGGTTGCTAACCGCAGCAAAAGGGTCACGTGTGCTACAAGCTGAAGATTTGCAAGAGATCTTCGATCACACCCTGGCAGGAACACGCACGTTCATGCAATTAGACCGGATTGTTATCTATCGCTTCCATGATGGCTCAACCGGAGGAGGAGTCATCTCAGAATCGGTGGGTGAGGCCTGGTCAAGTGCCCTTGCAAAAAATGTTAACGACGCCTGCATTTCCCAGGAAGTCCGTCAAGCATACCGCCAGGGTCATATTGTTGTGGCAAATGACGTGACTGAGGCAGGATTTGATCCAGCCCATGTGGAGTTGTTGCAAACCCTGGAAGTTAAGGCAAGCCTGATTGTTCCCATTCTCAGTGGAGGTCGGTTGTATGGCTTGCTAATTGCCCACTCCTGCGCGGAAACCCGCCAGTGGCAACAGTTTGAAATTAATTTCCTGCAACAGTTAAGTGAGGAGTTGGGGCTTTCTATCTACCGGGTCGAGTTGCTTGAGCAAACCACCAACCTGGCGGCAGAACAGCGCCAACTGAAAGAGAATTTGCAAAAGCGGGCGCTGGAGTTGCTTCAGGAGGTTGATCCGATCAGTCAAGGAGATTTGACAACCCGGGCGAAGGTAACGGCGGATGAAATTGGGACGATCGCAGACTCGTACAACGCTACCGTCAGTAACTTGCGGAGAATTGTGTTGCAGGTGCAGGAAGCCGCCAACCAGGTGACGGCGACCACCAGCGTCAGCGAAACCTCCGTTCAGTCGCTGTCGCAAGAAGCATTGCGCCAGGCTGAGGAAATTGCCAAGGCACTGGAGGTTGCCAGGACAATGACGACCACCGTGCAAGAGGTGGCAGCCAACGCGGAGGAAGCCAAAATAGCCGTACAACAAGCGGCTAAAACGGTGGAAGAAGGGGATGCTGCCATGACTCGAACCGTTGATGGGTTCCAATCGATCCGGTCAACGGTGGCAGAAACGGCAGAAAAAGTAAAACACCTGGGTGAGTCCTCCGAAAAGATTTCCGCTGTCGTCGAGTTGATTAGTGCTTTTGCGGCGCAAACGAACATGCTGGCATTGAATGCGTCGATCGAAGCATCCAGAGCGGGTGAAGAAGGTCGCGGATTTGCCGTTGTTGCCGATGAAGTACGAACCCTGGCACGACAATCGGCGGAAGCAACGGAAGAAATTCGCAAACTGATTGCCAGCATTCAGGCAGAAACCAGGGAAGTGGTCACTGCAATGGAAACAGGAACAGAGCAGGTAACCATCGGAACAAAACTCGTAGATGAAACCCGCACCCGACTGAACAAAATTACAGCAACCAGTTTTCAAATCAGTCAGCTTGTTGCCTCGATCGCGCAAGCAACGGTTGTTCAATCTCAGGCATCTGAGACGGTCAGTCAAACGATGAAGGATGTGGCTGCGATCGCAAACCAAACGTCTACAGAAGTGAATCAGGTTTCATCTTCATTCAATCAATTACGAAAGGTGGCACAAGCTCTGGAAGAAAGCGTTGGTCAATTCAAAGTGAGTTAG
- a CDS encoding methyl-accepting chemotaxis protein: MTQFSPDPNSQSALDTNGSSDRYISLPTTLRPGDRRQRISAGDRPTMNQPKLASDANLPSKQPLSYQPDSIPLKRRKSSIQQRFLDLPIRSKQFIALFTSEVISVIGLVGVGAILIVAGGRSQLVQQAKSELVVTGINYNIKINQMGFGFRGQADNAAIIAAANAVATKEPLSSDLMVQVRKILQNEVKARNIEFATLVDKNAKIIVNANANREGERFDPNNLVSRVLKEPQQIKSSEIVSWSEVAKESPPLPKEFSGQDALVRYTVTPVKNPTTETVIGALVSGDIVNRKMPIVSNTVEAFGGGYSAVYLRQPTGTFTLATALDQGQAPNLEQAKPNVALPDNALLEDAVKADGQPVTKRVQMGGQTYTMAARALKNSAGQPIAVLLRGTPEKSLNALIKDNLLLQLVVTILAIAVNVLLAILLGRAISKPIKDLQQTTQQFSEGDFQARAEVVSADEVGQLAIAFNTMADRIETSMDEIRRKEILLAETAQQARQEAEAASWEAESLAQEQRQQKEELQKRALELLQEIAPISQGDLTIAAKVTDDEIGTIADSYNTTVESLRKIVVQVQAAVNQVTEATNQNDTYIQELSTEASRQVAEIAIALDRVKEMTEVAQAVAMNAEQAKVVVQQATQTVEAGDAAMDRTVDGIRAIRVTVAETAKKVKHLGESSQKISTVVELISNFAEQTKMLALNASIEAALAGEEGRGFAVVADEVRALARQSAEATEEIRKLVASIQAETNEVVAAMESGTEQVVSGTKLVDETRQSLNKITIASSQISQLVGAIAQATIVQSQASDAVTQTMQDIAAIANKTSTETSQFSSSYEQLRKVAQTLQAEVGQFKVS, translated from the coding sequence GTGACTCAGTTTTCCCCTGACCCTAATTCCCAAAGTGCTCTTGACACCAACGGCTCTAGCGATCGATATATCTCCCTGCCGACCACTCTTAGACCAGGTGACAGACGCCAACGCATCTCAGCAGGCGATCGCCCAACCATGAATCAACCCAAATTGGCTTCTGATGCTAACCTGCCGTCAAAGCAACCCTTATCCTATCAGCCTGATTCCATCCCTCTTAAAAGGCGCAAATCCTCAATTCAACAGCGGTTTCTTGATTTACCGATTCGAAGTAAGCAATTTATTGCTTTGTTTACGTCTGAGGTCATCTCTGTGATTGGCTTAGTAGGTGTCGGGGCGATATTAATTGTTGCGGGTGGTCGCAGCCAACTGGTTCAGCAGGCAAAATCTGAGCTAGTGGTAACCGGAATTAACTACAACATCAAAATCAATCAGATGGGTTTTGGTTTTCGGGGTCAGGCAGATAATGCTGCAATCATTGCTGCTGCCAACGCTGTTGCCACAAAAGAACCACTGAGTTCTGATCTCATGGTGCAGGTTCGAAAAATCCTCCAGAATGAAGTCAAAGCACGAAATATTGAGTTCGCCACTTTAGTCGATAAAAATGCAAAAATCATCGTCAATGCAAACGCAAATCGTGAGGGAGAGCGGTTCGACCCAAACAACCTGGTGAGCCGTGTTCTAAAAGAGCCTCAACAAATTAAATCGAGCGAGATCGTGAGTTGGTCTGAGGTTGCCAAAGAGTCCCCTCCCCTCCCCAAGGAGTTTTCTGGTCAGGATGCTTTAGTACGCTACACCGTTACGCCAGTTAAAAATCCGACTACGGAAACAGTCATTGGGGCACTCGTTTCTGGCGACATCGTAAATCGTAAGATGCCGATCGTCAGTAACACCGTGGAAGCTTTTGGAGGGGGTTACAGTGCGGTTTACCTTCGCCAACCGACTGGAACATTTACTCTGGCAACAGCGTTAGATCAGGGGCAGGCACCCAATTTAGAACAAGCCAAACCGAACGTTGCGCTGCCTGATAACGCACTGCTAGAAGATGCAGTGAAGGCAGACGGACAGCCCGTGACAAAGCGTGTGCAGATGGGTGGGCAGACCTACACAATGGCTGCCAGAGCGCTAAAAAATTCTGCGGGTCAACCGATTGCCGTTTTACTGCGAGGAACCCCGGAGAAATCCCTGAATGCATTGATCAAAGATAACCTGCTGTTGCAACTCGTGGTGACAATCCTGGCGATCGCCGTCAATGTTCTACTGGCGATCCTGCTGGGGCGGGCGATCTCCAAACCGATTAAGGATCTACAGCAAACAACACAGCAATTTTCTGAAGGTGATTTTCAGGCACGCGCCGAGGTTGTTTCAGCCGATGAAGTGGGTCAGTTAGCCATTGCATTTAATACAATGGCTGACCGAATTGAGACCAGTATGGACGAAATCCGACGCAAAGAAATTCTTCTGGCAGAAACAGCCCAACAAGCCCGCCAGGAAGCAGAAGCAGCCAGTTGGGAAGCTGAGAGTTTGGCACAAGAGCAGCGTCAGCAAAAAGAAGAACTACAAAAACGTGCGTTAGAACTACTGCAAGAGATCGCCCCCATCAGCCAGGGAGATCTCACAATTGCAGCGAAGGTAACGGATGACGAAATCGGGACGATCGCAGACTCCTACAACACCACCGTTGAAAGTTTACGCAAGATTGTGGTTCAGGTGCAGGCAGCAGTGAATCAGGTCACTGAAGCTACCAACCAAAACGATACCTATATTCAGGAACTCTCCACAGAAGCTTCCCGGCAGGTAGCAGAAATTGCGATCGCCCTTGACCGTGTGAAAGAAATGACCGAGGTTGCACAAGCCGTTGCAATGAATGCCGAGCAAGCAAAAGTCGTTGTGCAACAGGCAACTCAAACTGTGGAAGCTGGCGACGCCGCAATGGACAGAACCGTTGACGGAATTCGGGCAATCCGGGTAACGGTAGCGGAAACTGCCAAGAAGGTAAAACACCTGGGAGAATCTTCCCAAAAGATTTCCACGGTTGTGGAACTGATTAGCAACTTTGCAGAGCAAACCAAAATGCTGGCGCTGAATGCGTCGATTGAAGCCGCACTGGCGGGTGAAGAAGGTCGAGGCTTTGCCGTTGTTGCTGACGAAGTGCGGGCACTGGCACGACAATCTGCGGAGGCGACAGAAGAAATTCGCAAACTGGTTGCCAGCATTCAGGCAGAAACCAATGAAGTGGTTGCAGCAATGGAATCGGGGACGGAGCAGGTCGTGAGTGGGACAAAACTGGTAGACGAAACCCGCCAAAGCCTGAACAAAATCACGATCGCCAGTAGCCAGATTAGCCAATTGGTTGGAGCGATTGCCCAGGCAACCATCGTCCAGTCGCAAGCCTCCGACGCCGTAACCCAAACCATGCAAGACATTGCCGCGATCGCTAACAAAACCTCCACCGAAACCAGTCAGTTTTCATCCTCCTATGAACAACTCCGAAAAGTTGCTCAAACCCTGCAAGCAGAAGTCGGTCAATTCAAAGTGAGCTAA
- a CDS encoding Hpt domain-containing protein codes for MAINSDIRDQAYQFFVEEAPELLQVLESGLLTLTQAHSITEIHSLMRAAHSIKGGAASVGLEAIATLAHRLEAIFKVLYGETLTIDTELENQLLQAFDCLKLPLMEQITRGSFDPEAALAIADPIFLQIEARCGDALAQADSYIASSTDLGHRHGFLYF; via the coding sequence ATGGCAATCAACTCTGATATTCGCGATCAAGCTTATCAGTTCTTTGTGGAAGAGGCTCCTGAATTATTACAGGTGCTTGAGTCGGGGTTATTGACCCTGACTCAAGCCCATAGTATTACCGAAATCCACAGCTTGATGCGGGCTGCCCATTCCATTAAAGGAGGAGCCGCCAGCGTAGGGCTAGAAGCGATCGCCACCCTGGCTCACCGCTTAGAAGCCATTTTTAAGGTGCTCTATGGGGAGACATTAACGATCGATACTGAACTGGAGAACCAATTACTACAAGCCTTTGACTGTCTCAAATTACCCTTAATGGAGCAGATCACGAGGGGTTCTTTTGATCCGGAGGCAGCCCTGGCGATCGCCGATCCCATTTTTTTACAAATTGAAGCCCGCTGTGGAGATGCCCTCGCCCAGGCTGATAGTTACATTGCCAGCTCTACCGACTTAGGGCATAGACATGGTTTCCTCTATTTTTGA